In Actinomycetota bacterium, the sequence CGCCGCCGGCATGCCGGCGCTCACCACCATGCGCACGGGGTTGTCGGCGTCGTCTGGCCGCGGTGGCTCGCTGTAGATCGCCGTGCACATCCCGCCGAGCATCGAAAAGGTGGTGCACCCGTGCTGGCGGGTCACGTCCCAGAGCTTCGACTTCGTGAACTTGCGGCTGAACACGCATCGCAGGCCGAGAGCGATGGACGGGCCGAGGGTGACTGCTTGGGCGTTGCCGTGGGTGAGCGACAGCCCGGTGTAGGGCCGATCGGCGGGGCCGTAGCCGAGCATCAGCCCGAGCATCGCCAGCGCGCCGAAGCGGTTCGCCTCCCACACCACGCCCTTCGGGTCGCCGGTGGTTCCCGATGTGTACATCAGTTGCCAAGGCTCCATGCCGGTCTCGGAGCGGACGTCGACGGTTGCCACTGCCGGCGCGTCGTCGAGGATCTCGCGCAGTGACGACACGTGGCCACCGAGGTCGACGGCCGGGGCGCCGTTCTCGCCGGTCGGCAGCACCCACTCGAACTCGGGTGCGGCGCCGAGCGCCAGTGCGTGCTCGACCGCGGCGTGCGTGTAGTCGGCACTCACGATCCCGCGGCATCCCGCGTCGCGCAGGACGAACGCCAGCTTGTCGCCCTTGGTGCGGGGGTCGATCGGCACCAGGCAGACGCCGGCGATCGATGCGCCGACCATCGCCTCGACGTACTCCGGATGGTTGCGCAGCATCAGCCCCACCCGGTCGCCCACGCCGAGACCCTGGCGGACGAATGCGGCGGCGATGGCGTTCCCGTTGCGATGGAGATCGGCGTAGGTGCGCACCTCGTCGGGCGTCGCGCCGCCGTCGAGGGAGAGGTGTTCGAACGTGACCACGTCGAAGTCGGGCTGAGCCTCGGCCTGGGTGGCGATCACGTCGCAGAGGAGCTTGCTCCCGCGTTCACGCCCGTTGGGGGCCACCTCAGACCCCGAGGACCGTCACGCACAGGGCGGCGACGTCGTCGCCGACGGTGCCACCGCCGTTGTGGGCGAGCCCGATCCGCGCGCCCGGCACCTGGCGCTGCCCGGCGCGCTCTTGTAGCTGTTCGGTCAGCTCGACCACCTGCGCGATGCCGGTCGCCCCGACCGGATGGCCCTTGCGCAACAAGCCTCCGGAGGTGTTCACCGGGATCCGGCCGCCGAGGGCGGTGTCGCCGCGCTCGACCAACGGACCGCCCCCGCCCGGCTCGCACAGCCCCAGCGCCTCGTAGGCGATGATCTCGCCCGGCGCCGAGGCGTCGTGGCACTCGACGACGCTGAGGTCCTCGGGCCCGAGTCCGGCGAGCTCGTACGCGGCCTGCGCACACCGCCTGGCGGTGTCGGGCTCACCGGGCGCACGGTCGCTGCCGGATTGCAGCACGCTGGCCAGGATCCGCACCGGCTTGGTGATGCCCATCTCCCGGGCCTTGCGCTCGCTGACGATCACCGCCGCGGCCGCGCCGTCGCCGATCGGCGAGCACATCGGACGGGTGAGCGGCTCGGCGATCATCGGCGCAGCGAGGACGTCGTCCACGGTCAGCTCGTCGCGGAACTGGGCGCGGGGGTTCAGGTGTCCGTGACGCGAGTTCTTCGCCGACACCCCGGCGAACTGCTCGACCGTCGTGCCGTAGCGCTCCATGTGAGAGCGCGCGACAGCGGCGTAGATGTCCATGAACATCGACCGCTTCTCACCCGCACCCGACGCGCCGGACTCGGCCCCGCTCGCCTTGGCGCCGCTCTGCAACGCGGCCATGATCTTGGCCAGCTCTTCCACATCGACGGCTCCGCTGAACGCTCCGAACGTGCGGCGCTTGTCCTCGTGGTACAGCTTCTCGACGCCGAGCGCGAGCACCACGTCGTACATCCCGGCGGTGACCATCGCCGCCGCCTGGTTGAACGCCGTCGAAGCGCTGGCGCAAGCGTTCTCGACGTTCACCACCGGGATCCGCCCGATCCCGATGCCGCGCAGGACGACCTGACCGCGGATGCACTCCTGGCCCGTTACGACGCCGGCGGCCGCGTTGCCGACGTACGCCGCCTGGAGGTCGTCCTTCGCGAGGCCGGCGTCGGCGAGTGCCGCCTCGACCGCCTCGCCACCGAGGGACTTGAGGCCACGTTCCAGGTACTTGCCGAAGTTGGTCATGCCGACCCCGGCGACCACCGCGTTCATCTTCATCTGCTCGCTCCTTCGAACTCAGACCAGACCGCTGCCGGGCACGTCGAGGGCCTTGCGCAGGTACTCGAGCTCGGCCTCGCGGTAGGGGAGGGGACCCGGCCGGGTGAACATCTTGTCGTGGGTGAGCTCGTCGACGACATCGGGGTCGCGCGGGAAGGGAGTGCCGTAGCCGTTCAGGTAGAAGCGTTCCTCGAACGGCTCCCGCGGCCGCTGCCCGCCGGCCTCCCAGTGCTCGGCCGGGTACCCGACGGTCTGGAGGACCAGCACCCGGCAGGTGTCGGGAAGCCCCAGGTTCTGGCGGATCGCCTCGGTGTTGGGGCTGCCGAGCAGGCATGTGCCCAGTCCCTGCTCGTACGCCATCAGTGTCGCCTGAGCGATGCCCTGCCCCGCGTCCATCTCGTTCAGCCCCGGTCCCTTCAGCCCCTCGAGGATCGTCGAGAAGAAGGGGATGATCTTGCCCTCGAGGTCGGCCTCCTTGTCCGGTCCGACGCCCAGGGCTCCGGCACGCAGCAGCTCACGCAGTCGGTCCGACTGTTGGTCGATCGCCGCCGTGTCGAGGTACCACACGATCACCACTGGCGCGCGTCTGATCTGGAACCCGGCCACCGGCGCGATCAGCGCGTCGAGCACCTCTTGGGGTGCGGTATCTCGCTCGACCACAACGGCGCGCAGGGCCTGCACGTTGCCCCAGAACGAGGCCAGCCGCGCCGCTTCCAGCATCCGCTGGATCTTCTCGCGCTCGACCGGCTGGTAGGTGCGCATGAAGCGGATCGACCGCCGGCGCCCGATGACCTCGCGCAGTTCCATGTGATGACGACTCCCGGTGTTCGAAGGGACAGGGGATTCCGGTGCTAGAGGCGAGCGCCGCCGACGATGCTGAGGACCTCGTTGCAGCCGTCCTCGATCATCGAGGCGCG encodes:
- a CDS encoding thiolase family protein; translation: MKMNAVVAGVGMTNFGKYLERGLKSLGGEAVEAALADAGLAKDDLQAAYVGNAAAGVVTGQECIRGQVVLRGIGIGRIPVVNVENACASASTAFNQAAAMVTAGMYDVVLALGVEKLYHEDKRRTFGAFSGAVDVEELAKIMAALQSGAKASGAESGASGAGEKRSMFMDIYAAVARSHMERYGTTVEQFAGVSAKNSRHGHLNPRAQFRDELTVDDVLAAPMIAEPLTRPMCSPIGDGAAAAVIVSERKAREMGITKPVRILASVLQSGSDRAPGEPDTARRCAQAAYELAGLGPEDLSVVECHDASAPGEIIAYEALGLCEPGGGGPLVERGDTALGGRIPVNTSGGLLRKGHPVGATGIAQVVELTEQLQERAGQRQVPGARIGLAHNGGGTVGDDVAALCVTVLGV
- a CDS encoding nitroreductase family protein gives rise to the protein MELREVIGRRRSIRFMRTYQPVEREKIQRMLEAARLASFWGNVQALRAVVVERDTAPQEVLDALIAPVAGFQIRRAPVVIVWYLDTAAIDQQSDRLRELLRAGALGVGPDKEADLEGKIIPFFSTILEGLKGPGLNEMDAGQGIAQATLMAYEQGLGTCLLGSPNTEAIRQNLGLPDTCRVLVLQTVGYPAEHWEAGGQRPREPFEERFYLNGYGTPFPRDPDVVDELTHDKMFTRPGPLPYREAELEYLRKALDVPGSGLV
- a CDS encoding AMP-binding protein, which translates into the protein MAPNGRERGSKLLCDVIATQAEAQPDFDVVTFEHLSLDGGATPDEVRTYADLHRNGNAIAAAFVRQGLGVGDRVGLMLRNHPEYVEAMVGASIAGVCLVPIDPRTKGDKLAFVLRDAGCRGIVSADYTHAAVEHALALGAAPEFEWVLPTGENGAPAVDLGGHVSSLREILDDAPAVATVDVRSETGMEPWQLMYTSGTTGDPKGVVWEANRFGALAMLGLMLGYGPADRPYTGLSLTHGNAQAVTLGPSIALGLRCVFSRKFTKSKLWDVTRQHGCTTFSMLGGMCTAIYSEPPRPDDADNPVRMVVSAGMPAAIWREFEERFGVQVFEWYGAVEGGMAFNAIGQGPIGAFGRPLPGLDMKILDDDDAECPPGTIGEICSRPAGGAAEVQYHGNPEASAAKTRGGWLRSGDMGHRDADGWFYFDYRKGGGIRHNGDFVATAFVEKALAEHPSVDDVFVYGVPAASGAPGEKDVVAAVVPRDPATFDPAVVFASCRERLEANFVPSYLHVVEEIPKTISEKPQERFLLDQFDPDAPNVHCEA